The following proteins come from a genomic window of Manduca sexta isolate Smith_Timp_Sample1 chromosome 2, JHU_Msex_v1.0, whole genome shotgun sequence:
- the LOC115448579 gene encoding 23 kDa integral membrane protein, with translation MASTVLLHILNTVQMIFGLALTAASIWFFIEVQSITSLRNTNHYLLDYNVYWPQAIPWIFMIVGIFILCISCCGFAGARKKNRGMVVLFAIFQSIAIVGLVAAAIVALTCADSKSTDKFMEDTIWDVYTHTKNDRDVEMAFGNIEKRLQCCGAGGPRDYLNWRREFPISCCDTYYHGWIGAYNIDCDFTNKLANERHGCSAVAVNYTRVIIKVLAGASVFTAFIGIMSLIVAVALILGGLKKKSKMVLAPHEMESKKVLL, from the coding sequence ATGGCCTCCACCGTCCTTCTACACATTTTGAACACGGTCCAAATGATCTTCGGCTTGGCCTTGACCGCTGCCTCGATCTGGTTCTTCATCGAAGTCCAAAGCATAACCAGCTTGAGGAACACCAACCACTATTTGCTGGACTACAACGTTTACTGGCCGCAAGCGATACCATGGATATTCATGATTGTGGGAATTTTCATTCTGTGCATTTCGTGCTGCGGTTTCGCTGGAGCGAGGAAGAAGAATCGAGGCATGGTTGTGTTGTTCGCGATATTCCAAAGTATCGCTATAGTTGGATTGGTTGCTGCGGCCATCGTGGCTTTGACTTGCGCTGACTCGAAGAGCACGGATAAATTCATGGAAGACACTATTTGGGACGTGTACACACACACGAAGAATGATAGAGATGTCGAAATGGCTTTCGGGAATATCGAGAAACGTCTTCAATGCTGCGGAGCTGGTGGTCCTCGGGACTACCTCAACTGGAGACGTGAGTTCCCTATCTCCTGCTGCGATACCTATTACCACGGCTGGATCGGCGCGTACAACATCGACTGCGACTTCACGAACAAACTAGCAAACGAAAGGCACGGATGCTCGGCAGTAGCAGTAAATTATACGCGAGTTATAATCAAAGTGCTGGCCGGAGCCTCTGTCTTCACAGCGTTTATAGGAATAATGAGTCTGATAGTGGCCGTAGCGTTGATTCTGGGAGGGCTGAAGAAGAAGTCGAAGATGGTGTTGGCGCCGCACGAGATGGAAAGCAAGAAGGTTTTGTTATAA